The Deltaproteobacteria bacterium genomic sequence CTGCGGCCAGCAGGGCCAGGTGCAGGGCGGTGGTGCAGGATGTGGTGGCCACAGCATGGCTGGCCCCGACGAACTCTTTAAAGAGTCCTTCAAACTGAGCCACTTTAGGGCCCTGTACCAGCCAGCCGGATCGAAGGACTTCCAGAACCGCTTCTTCCTCAGAAAGATCGAAAACCGGCCTGGTGACAGGGATCCTGTTAAAGGGCCTGGCGCTGGGATGGGGAATGACGGACATAGAGGTCTCCAATTTGGGTGGGTGAATAGCTGTGAGCCTGCCAATGATCGCAGTTCTGGCACAGGTCTTCTAACTGGCCGCGCCCTTTGTGCGCGCTTCTAATCTTTTCGTAAGTTTCACTCAACCATATTTCCGATATGGTGCTTTGGTTCACGTCTCCGATCTGATCCGTCCGGTCCCAGTCGTGATTGCACAGAGCCACCGAGCCATCCCAGTAAACGACCATGTCTGTAAATGGCTTCAGGCAGGGCATCCGGCCGGCGAGGCGTTTGCCTTGGTCCAGTGAACCAAAGTTGCCATCTTGCGAGTGTTCTTCATAGACACGGACGCGATCTACTCGATTCCGCCAGAACTCGACAAAATCTTCAATTTTATCCCTGGTGTTGTCTGTCCTGACCACCGAAACCTGGATCTCGGGTTTGGCCGCGTTTTTTTTCTTTTTTAAAGCACAGAAGGTCTCAATGTTTTTTAGCACTTTTTTAAGATTGGCCCCGCGGCGTATGGACTCGTATGTCTCCGGGTCAATGGAATCAACGCTAAAGGATATAAAATCAAGGCCAAGGTCTATCAGGGCCAGGGAGACGTCTTCATTGAGGAGCGTGGCGTTGGTGGTAAACTGGACGGTCCCGATGTTCTTTCTTTTGGCGTAAGCGAGCATCTCGATACAATGAGGGTGAAGTAATGATTCGCCTCGAAAGAAGGGGACCAAAGTGACGTCACCAAACTCCGCCATCTCGTCCATGATTTTTGTAAACAGTTTATACGGCATAAAACCCTGGGCGGCCTTCATATGACGCCGGGGGCACATCTGACAATTTAAGTTACAGCGGTTGGTAAGCTCCACTGTAATGCGCCGGGGATAATTCAAGGCCACCAGATTTTCAAAGCTCTGGCGAAAATCTATCACCCGGATTAAGTCCTTCTGTTTGCTTAATTCTTTCTCCATCAATAAATATCCTGTTCCACCATTCAAAACTTAACAAAGACCAGATCAAGAGACGGTAGTTCTTCTGGCCGCATGTGTGTTCTTCAAGAATTTTTTCGATATACTGCCGTTTAAAATATCCGCGCTCAAGGCATCTTTCCGAAAGAACGACGCTTTTGATATACTTAACCAATTGCTGCATGTACCAGGATTGATCAGGCGCGCTGAATCCCTGTTTGCGATTTTCAATAATTTCCTTGGGCAGGATTCCTTCCATGGCCCGGCGAAAGATATACTTGCCAGAGAGGTTGACGTCATGGTTGGCGGACTTTATCCATGAGCCGTTGATAAGATATTTCGAGGGTATTGTTCTTGTATAATCAACAAGCTCGTTGTCCAGAAAAGGCA encodes the following:
- a CDS encoding radical SAM protein, translated to MEKELSKQKDLIRVIDFRQSFENLVALNYPRRITVELTNRCNLNCQMCPRRHMKAAQGFMPYKLFTKIMDEMAEFGDVTLVPFFRGESLLHPHCIEMLAYAKRKNIGTVQFTTNATLLNEDVSLALIDLGLDFISFSVDSIDPETYESIRRGANLKKVLKNIETFCALKKKKNAAKPEIQVSVVRTDNTRDKIEDFVEFWRNRVDRVRVYEEHSQDGNFGSLDQGKRLAGRMPCLKPFTDMVVYWDGSVALCNHDWDRTDQIGDVNQSTISEIWLSETYEKIRSAHKGRGQLEDLCQNCDHWQAHSYSPTQIGDLYVRHSPSQRQAL